The Drosophila sulfurigaster albostrigata strain 15112-1811.04 chromosome 3, ASM2355843v2, whole genome shotgun sequence genomic sequence aacaaaagataataaatttaataacatattAGCAAAAGTGGCAATGATTTAAAGCCCCGCTAAGATAAAGCTGCACGTAACTGATTATCAACTGTCAGCGTCGTCGTCTCTCAATCTTAATTTCAATCTCAATTTCTAAATCGAATTCGCAATCGAAAATCCACTTACCAAATCGGCACCACTCTGCCTCCCGCACCTTCAATGAACTTCACATACGACGCCGCAATATAACTGGTTGCATTATAAGTTGTGGCTGTTAACGAATCCGGGTAAAGTTCTTGTGCCAATACTCCAATGATGGGCGATACACTGCCATTAACATCGGCCTGCACAGTGGTCGTCAAACACAACAGCAGAAATCCCAGACACAAGGATTGCATCCTCTTGCAGCAGCTCGACATTGTTGAATGAGGCAtctgctgtgttgtgtgtgcacCTCGAGCAAAGAACTAAATAACACTGGCAGTGTGAAACAAAAAGcgttttgaatttaaattcaatttgcactacaaaaatactactaCTAAAAATTATCACACGtcacaagtgtgtgtgagtacctgtgtttgtgtgtgtgtgtttttgtgtttaggGAATGCGTCACAATTGCCCGCAGACACATACATACCTATGCAACagtatgtgcgtgtgttgtgtgtggacCTTAGAACACTTGCCCGTACattgattataatttttatcacTAAGCAGtgatttgccatttttttacCATAAGTGCAGTAAACGGGGAACTTTTAtctggctttttttttgggcttaGTTGTCTTCTAAGCTGAGAACCCCTTGGTCCGGGATTAGCAGAAAAAACTTGTTTGCTTGATTATTCATAGCGTTTGGCATTTTCACATTAAAAACGGCAAATTattgtaacaacaacaaagttgtaTTCACTTATCAGCAGGTGCATTCacctgtgttttttttttaatcacatTCATTAGTATACATAGCAAATCGATCATGACTGGAATCCGACATTGTTGTAGTCAACTGCCAGCTGTTTCTTTGTCCAGTTGACGTTTGGTACAGCCAACTTCGCGTTCTCTGCAACCTATCGATGACCGATGATTAAAACCAATCGATTTCTCTATGCAGACatcaaatgttgttgtttctttttgatACTGCTTTGTATgctgtgcaaatatttcatttccaCAAGCGTTGCCTTCACCGCCGCCAAGTCATTCGCCTCAAATTGTGTTGTTAGCTTCTTGGCAAATGCTTCAAGCTCTTGGGAAATGTTGGCGCTCAACTTTTCCAGTGCAGCGCTGTTATCggcctcctccacctcctcatTCCGCTCCATCATGGCCATTAAAAATGTGGCGTTCAATGCACTATTATCCTGTGGCATCTCTTCGCCGGCCAACTGTAGCATGTATTGACCGCGTTCCACAGGTGCATACAGCGTTTTATAAGCCTTGTTGATTAGCGAACTCCAATCTGCCGAATTTGTTTGCTCCCGTGATGTCCTAGGAAAAATAATAGTCAATTATCGATTAAAAGTGGAATCAAACTCATTAAACTCACTTGTTACTGTATTTATCGGGATGCACTCGCGCCTGCAACTGCCGAAAACGCTGTGTAAGCTGCTGAGACTGCAACGTGAATTGTGTGGGAAAGTCCAGCAGTTTAAAGTAGTTCtgcaataatatacaatgtatttcaacaatttaaaaagcttttgtttttgtttgcactACTCACAATTGTATTGTCCACATCCTGCAAGCTGCCGCAGTCGGTACAAATCATTTGTTTCGCAGGTTTCTGGCAATTCCAACAAACCGAATTTGACAATGACGCATAATGACGTGTATTTGGCACTATACTATACTTAATCGATGGCCGGCACACTAATTCACTAGAattagttttttaaaatactcacAACACGTCGCATCTTATGacaaaatacttataatataaacaacCGCTCTTATCAATTACACAAGCCAGCAGCCAAGACAAAAAACAGCTGGCCAACTACGTCATTTCAACAGTCTGGCAACGCCGTCAAAATACATCACTACTGTTGCTGAGCatacactttttgtttttatttttaccaaaaattgtgcatatttttatgCTATTGTATGCATTTGCAGAGAgggtaaataaaataaaaataaaaaaaaaattaaaaaagtaagcAACTCAACAATAATTCGCTGCTGCTCCAGGTGAGGCTCGAACTCACAACCCCGGCATTGCTCATATACACAGTTACTGATTATAAGTACCGTGCGCTAACCAATTGCGCCACTGGAGCCTTCGGAAAAAAATTTGCCAAATGGACGTTTTGAAATTACGGCAACACAATCCTGAAAACACACCCGGAACCCTCCCTTGTCTAACACCGGCTTACATCCGCAGGACATTTAAcctagcaaaaaaaaaataaagggtTAATTTGAAGAAAGTACGAGCGTCTATTGCATTATCTAAGTACACAGATGCGTTTATTTTGgcttacaaaatatataaatgaggCTTACAAAACTAGCATTATGCATGATCTCTCATTTACTTAGATCGAATCTTTTCTATAGGCTCTGTAGTTGTTCATTTCAGTGGGAAAAGTCTTGTACAATTCCAGCAGCAAATTGGCCTTGAACTTTTTTAGGCTTTCGATTTTGCCTTTGACTTCTTCATTTTTTGCCAGCGCCTTTTCCACACAATCCTTGGTGTAGAGTTGTGGATTCTTGTCCTGATCGATGTAATCAAAGAACACCTCAAAAGGCACGTACACATCCTGCACCTGTGGTCGTAATTTGTCGATTTCCTGTAGACCAGTCACCAAACTGTTGCTGCAtttgcccaaaaaaaataatatttagtatacaaaaattaaaaagtgcaAAGCTTCTTCTTACATCTTTTGATTGAGTACATTTTGACCCTGGGGCTGGAAGTCGCTAACGATTATACGTATTTGGCGCACGTTCTCGATGAACATCTCCAATTGGGTTTCAAGATTCTCCAAAGGCGAAGTCATTTTCAACAGTTGTTTATTTAAACTGCCGAAAAAACGCAAAATTGTAATACGCTTTTACTTCTTTGCCAACTGCCGGACAGCTGTTGATTGTTTCTGCGGTTCGAAGTATGACCGTACATTGAATTAGGAAAATTACTATCATACGTTGGAAATATACTGCAATATCCATCCCATAGATTCTAGATGGTTTCACTCCgtaaataatatgtttttcaATACGCTCATAAATACGACTGTTGTTACTCCAactatattcattttattgtacTACTGGCCAGTTTCTCCTACcgcataataattatagttaGTGGCCACGCTGCATGAAACTAtggtattaaatatactaaatagtcGGTAGGCACTCGAAGTTTCTCGATAATCGATAATTCGTCGGCACTATCGATTGTATTTTACACTAACTGCCGGAGAAGTGcatggttttttattattcttactttgatatttgcttaaaataaataaaaacacaactcAAACATGTCGGACGGAGATTTAGATGCATTGCGTGCTCAGCGCATGGCCCAGATGCAGTCGCAATTCGTAAGTACCCAGCAAAGTGGACAATGTGATTCAATTCAGAGACTACTGGAACATCAAGTGAATTGCCAAATTCCAAAAATAGacacaaaatgccaaatggatatatttgtatttgtggtGCTAGCATTGCATGCTAACCAAGTATATAGTTTGGCTAAATGTCATGCAACTCCCTTGGCTGGCAATCCAATGGGAGCCAATGACCAACGCGTGACTCATCGCCATCGATTCCTTGCCCATCTGTTGGATTAAAGTTGTTTTCCTGACTAACgaaagcatttgccatttccatacagggcggcggcggtggcaacgATGCGGAAAAGCAACAAGCTCAGCAGGAACAGATGCGCGCCCAGGAGGAAATGAAACACTCAATCCTCTCGCAAGTGCTCGACCAACAAGCACGCGCCCGCCGTAAGTTTAGTACAAATGCATTAAGTATGGATTCCGATTTAAAATTTCGATTTGCAGTCAATACACTGAAAGTGAGCAAACCCGAAAAGGCACAAATGTTCGAGAGCATGGTCATCCGCATGGCGCAAATGGGACAAGTTCGTGGCAAACTGGACGATGCCCAGTTCGTCAGCATCCTGGAGAGCGTGAACGCCCAAATGCCACAGAGTAAATCCACCGTAAAATACGACAGACGTCGTGCGGCCATTGACAGCGATGATGACGAGGATTATGGTTGCTGATTATCGATTCCCTATGCCCAACTGCCAGACTGGGAGATTGATAAGTTAAATACGCGTACTAAGCTTAAGCTTTCATTTTACACTCAGAAACACAGAAACAGAATGGAAACACGTGCATTAGTTCAGGATAGTTTTAAACAactatgtttattaaattaaaaacacacacttcGAGCTGAAAATTTAGACAAATCTTTCTAATAGTTAAGAGAAGGAAATGCTAAATCGAGATCTTTTACAATTACTTCGTTTTTAGAAAAGCAGTTTCATAAAAAGTCTAGATTAGTTAACTCAACAATGAGATTAATTATTTTCCCTTCccttaatttattgaaattcgCGCCTCGTGAAACTATGCTCGAATCTACATTTCTTAGTTTAACAATGAGATGAATTGTTTTCTTCAATGGCATCTCGTATTATAATTTCTATTATCGCTTCTCTTGAAGGTTCAAAAATCACTCACAGAATCAAAACACTTGCTTTATTAGATCGAGATAGTTTTAAACAActatgtttgtttattaaattagaaacACGAGCTCTCAAATCTTATACAAATACGATGCTAACAGCCGACAAAAAGGAATCGCGGAATTCAGATCAAAGAGTTGATTAGTTTCTTCTACATAAGCAAAATTGTCGTGGTTAAATTAAGACTAGATTTTTTGGCTTAACACAATGAGATGGAATTGTTTTGCTCCCCGCCACAAAATGCATGCTGTATGACGTCTACTCTCGCTTCTCGTGATCTTCCTCCTGTTCCTCTTCGGTAACCAAACAATCGCCACAGAAGATCGAGTACATGATGAGCGACAGAAAACCAAGCGGCAGTCCAAAGATGACTGTGGTTAACACTGGATTTCCCTTCCACATCTCTCGCAGTGAACGTTTCACCTCAAACAGAGCGCGATTCACACGCATAAAATACGTGTCTCCGCCATAAACTGTGGCGCTCTCATTGCTGATAGACTCGAGGAACAGATGCAGCGCTTGTGGTGTCAGCTGCAGCGGCTCATCGTCGGGTATGTAATGATGCTGTGTGGTTGAGTTGAGTGCAATGAGATGCGGTGTGGGCAATTGGTCCAGTATAATGGAATGTGCTATCGATGGTTCGCCAATCTGCAAGAGAAATGGGAATTAGATAAAGGCTATCAATTGAGAATGCAACGAGACTCACCCAACCAAACTGGAACTGATCGTGATAGCGAGCACGATGCTTGCGTATGACGCCCTCGACCATGTCACGGAACTCCAACTCATGCGTCGCAATCTGGTTAAGTTTGTCCTCCTGCACCACGGCGAGCACCAGATACTTTTGCGTCTTTAGCAGCTGATGGATGTTGAAACGCGTCACCTTGGGGAAGAGCGTAAAACGCTCCACGTTCACCCACTGAAAGATGGTTTCGTTGACATCCTGTGGATCCATTTGATGCGCCACATGACCATGCGGATAAAAGTGGTGCTGCTCCTCCTTGTACACTATCACCGCCGGCAGTTGCTCGAAATCAAAATGTTGCGCTGCAATATCCTCGCTTGTAGCATAGAAGAAACCATGCTCCTGATATCCTTCGGCGGCGGCATAATAGGTGTCCCAGACAACACCCTGTTGTGCGCCCACAAACATGAAGAAGATGGTGTGCGAACCCTTGAGCATATCGACGCTCTCAGTGCGCGTCACCAGCTGCACTGGTGGACCCGACATGCGCAACGCATAATCCACCAGTTCGTCCTTGCTGCGATCCCCGGTGTAGGTGAATTCCATGTTGCCCTTGATGAACATAATGGTGGGATAACCGCGCACCTTAAACTCCCGCGCTGCGGCCGGATATTTCGTGCAATCCAAGCGCCCCACCCTCAcgtttgtggcatgcaacgcTTGGGCAACGAGTGCGAATATGGGTTCGGTTTTTTTGCAATAGCCACACCATGGAGCATAGAACATGACCAGCCATTGGCCTTCGTGACGCACATCGATAAAGCGATCACTTAGTTCGAGAACACGCGATGATATCGCTGGAGTGCCGAGCACCAGgagaaacaacaaaaggaCGAAGCTCCAGCTCCACATTGATTTCGGCATTGCAACTGCTGTGTGatgagtgtatgtgtttgtggtTAACGCTGTTATAGCATGCTCTAAGCACTGTTTACACTTATGACACACTcataaattatgattaattCAATTAGTAATAGATGCTTTTTTctaaaaacacaaaatcaaCCCCATTTCCCGTTGTTTAGCTGACTGGGAGAATAGTGTGACCGCAATTTGTATGTGCTCAAAATGGCATATCGATAACAAGTGTTATCGTGTTTGCGGTACGCTGCGAATGGCATTGTTTACATCGCTGTTTGCGGCAAGGTGGCAACACCAAAGTGACCACAACACGCTCTCGAAACACACGTGCAGATGTGTTTTTATtgagaatataatttaagctAGCAAAATGAAGACAAAATCAGGTACTGCGAAAGGCAATTACTATGTGCACAATGTGCGCTTCTACACAATTAAACCGCGCGGGATTATGGCGCTAGCCTACAGCAAAGAGATTAAATGTCTGGCGATCAGCCGGTAAGTCAAAGTTGATTCATGTGCAACagttttttatagtatttgtgaATTCATTGCTAGTGAGGAGGGATCGATTGAGCTGTGGGATATGCGCTTTGCACCCTATTTGGACCGCGTAATAACCTTGACACCTGACTCCGAAGTCGAAGCCTTGGCCTGGGCAGGCGATCGACTCTTCTCCGTGGACTTGGCGGGCAAGCTGATTGAATGGGATTTGAATTCGTTGCAGCCACGCATCGAACAGTCGCCCACTGGGAATGCACTATGGTGCCTGGACGTGAACAGCGAACAAACCGAGCTGGCTGTGGGCTCCGAGGAGGGACACATAAACATTATGAGCATTGAGAATAATGAGATCAACTACAAGCAGTTGTTCAACAAACAGGAAGGACGCGTGCTCTGCTGCAAGTTTGATAAAACGGGCAAGCGACTAGTCACCGGCTCACTGGGTGCCGTGCGAATCTGGAATGTGGCCAAAGGCACCACGTTGCACACAATGACGCTGAACAATAAAACGACTGTGGTGCATTCGCTGCTGGTGCTGAGTAATAATACGATCATTGCTAGTGACTCCGATGGCTATGTGACAGTGTGGAATGGCGCCAATGCAACGCAAGTTGAGAGCAACCAGGTGATGGAGGAGAATGTGTTCACATTGGCCATCAACGAGACTGAGGATCGTTTGGTTTGCAGCGGTCGAAAGCCGCCGAATGTCTTGGTGTTCAGCAAGACGCAGATTAAGCGTGAAGAGTCGGTCAGCGAACGTTGGATCAAGTGCCTGAAGTACGATGTGCATAAACACTATGTCAAGCAGCTGCTCGTTGTGGGCGACAACATTATATCCGGAGGTGAGGATGGCCTGCTCGTCATTGCTTCCATTACCGACAGGAAAATACCCATCGATCAGTATGCACCATTTC encodes the following:
- the LOC133840426 gene encoding iron-sulfur cluster co-chaperone protein HscB, giving the protein MICTDCGSLQDVDNTINYFKLLDFPTQFTLQSQQLTQRFRQLQARVHPDKYSNKTSREQTNSADWSSLINKAYKTLYAPVERGQYMLQLAGEEMPQDNSALNATFLMAMMERNEEVEEADNSAALEKLSANISQELEAFAKKLTTQFEANDLAAVKATLVEMKYLHSIQSSIKKKQQHLMSA
- the LOC133840427 gene encoding mediator of RNA polymerase II transcription subunit 10 is translated as MTSPLENLETQLEMFIENVRQIRIIVSDFQPQGQNVLNQKINSLVTGLQEIDKLRPQVQDVYVPFEVFFDYIDQDKNPQLYTKDCVEKALAKNEEVKGKIESLKKFKANLLLELYKTFPTEMNNYRAYRKDSI
- the LOC133840897 gene encoding programmed cell death protein 5; the protein is MSDGDLDALRAQRMAQMQSQFGGGGGNDAEKQQAQQEQMRAQEEMKHSILSQVLDQQARARLNTLKVSKPEKAQMFESMVIRMAQMGQVRGKLDDAQFVSILESVNAQMPQSKSTVKYDRRRAAIDSDDDEDYGC
- the LOC133840899 gene encoding protein disulfide-isomerase TMX3, which gives rise to MPKSMWSWSFVLLLFLLVLGTPAISSRVLELSDRFIDVRHEGQWLVMFYAPWCGYCKKTEPIFALVAQALHATNVRVGRLDCTKYPAAAREFKVRGYPTIMFIKGNMEFTYTGDRSKDELVDYALRMSGPPVQLVTRTESVDMLKGSHTIFFMFVGAQQGVVWDTYYAAAEGYQEHGFFYATSEDIAAQHFDFEQLPAVIVYKEEQHHFYPHGHVAHQMDPQDVNETIFQWVNVERFTLFPKVTRFNIHQLLKTQKYLVLAVVQEDKLNQIATHELEFRDMVEGVIRKHRARYHDQFQFGWIGEPSIAHSIILDQLPTPHLIALNSTTQHHYIPDDEPLQLTPQALHLFLESISNESATVYGGDTYFMRVNRALFEVKRSLREMWKGNPVLTTVIFGLPLGFLSLIMYSIFCGDCLVTEEEQEEDHEKRE